GGGCGAACTGTTTTCCCTTCACGGTCTGTTCACTTTGGCGATGTTGATCCTGCTTCAGGCCGTCCTGGGGTTCGACAACCTGCTGTATATCTCGATCGAATCGAAGCGTGTCACCGAAGACAAACAAGCGTACGTCAGAAAGATGGGGATCGGGCTGGCGATTGCGCTGCGAATTATTCTGCTGGTCGTCGTGATGAGCACGATTCAGAAGTTTCAAGATCCGCTGTTCGAGGTGCATCTCGGAAAGGCCTTCGACGGGGTGTTTAACCTTCACGCTTTGATCACGCTCGTTGGGGGTGGCTTCATCCTTTACACAGCTGTGAAGGAAATTCATCACATGCTGTCGATTGAGCATCTCGAAGAACATCACGACACCAAACCGAAATCGGTCAATGCGGCGATCTTCTGGATTGTCCTGATGAACCTTGTTTTCTCGTTCGATTCGATTCTGAGTGCGATGGCTTTGACTCACAACATGTACATCATGTCCACCGCGATCATCGCCAGTGGTCTGCTGATGATCTATCTCGCTGATCACGTTGCAGAGTTTTTGAAGAAGAACCGGATGTACGAAGTTCTCGGTCTCTTCATTCTGTTCATCGTGGGAGTGATGCTCGTCTCAGAAGGAGGGCATTTGGCCCACGTTTCTCTGTTTGGTCACGAAGTGCATGCAATGACCAAGTCAACATTCTACTTTGTTCTCATCGTGCTGATCATCGTCGACATCGTGCAGGGACGTTATCAGAAGAAGCTCGCTCTACAGCGCCAGCGTGAGATGGACCGAGCAAAAGAAGAAGCTGTCGAGGCGCACGCCTGACCGAAGCACACTTGATCCGGAGAAACTCGGGTCAGTCGTTGTTGGGGAGTTCGAAAACCCACAGCGCCTGACCCGCTGAGCTTGGGTAGCAGGCGACATAGTGTCCGTCGGAAGAGAGAGTGAGAGGTTTCACATACTGGATGCTATCGCCCAGCATGAGGTGACCGTCTCGCTCTTGTTCACGGAGATTCCAAAAGACCAGATGCCCGCGTCCACCGCAAACAAGGGTTTTCGAATCACGGGTGAATTCGACATCCCACAGGACCTCTTTGCCTTTGAGTTCGGGTTCTGCTTTCCCATCTGAAGTGGACCAGCGAAAGACTGAATAACCGTCCGTGACAGCGACTGTTTCCCCGTCTGGCGAAAAGCAGATCGCCGTTGTCGAACCTGTGCTTCGCAGAGTGAGTTCTCTGACCGATTTTTCACTCGAGAGATCGAACTCGCGGAGGACTCGCCCATCGCTGGCGAGAACTCGTTCGTCGTTCAGAAAGTGAAATGCAAATTCGTTCGATTCGAAACTCGGGGTCGTGAATTTCTCCTCCAAAGTCTTAAGATTCCAGATGTGGGCCTGCTTCTCTCCTCCACCGGAAATGACGAACTCTGAATTTGGAGAAATCGCCAGCGAGGTCACGTTCCGCTTGTGTCCTGAATATGTTCCGACGGGTGTCAGCAGGCCGTTCTCAGCGACATCCCAGACTTGCACCAGACCTCTGTAGCCGCCAGCGACGAGTTGCTTTCCATCCGGTGTAAATTTCAGCGAAAGGATGGTTCCAAGATCTCGGAGCCTTCCAGCTGTGAAAATCTTGTTGCCGGTTTCGATGTCGTAAATCTCAACGTAATCATCAGCTTTGCCGGCAGCTACGAACTTCTGATTCGGATGGAAGGCGAGCGATTTGATTCCCCAACCCATCTCCGGAATCATCACTTTCAGCGGATAGTCAAGTTTCTCAGCTGTTCCGGATGAGTTGATGACCGATCGTTCGGGGGCGCTTTTCGTGCGTGCCACTGAAGTTGAGGGCGATGTCGGTTGGGACGGTTTCGGTTCCTTCGGAGTTCCTGTTCCTTTGACGGTGAGAGGAACCTTCAGAGTGACCGCCTGAGAATGGACGGAATAAACACCGGTGAAGTCGTAATTGCTGGTGAATCCACGCTTCAGGTCGATGGTAATCTTCGCGTTCCCCTCCATTCGGAAGATTTGTCCTTCTTCGGGTTTTGTCGTTCGGAACTCGTAGTCCTGTTTGATCACAGCTTTGTCGCCGGTCAAGCTGACAAGTTCAAAATCTGATGTCTCGACTGCAGGAAGCGATTTCACGATGGACCGCGGAGGTTGACGATCGAACGGGAAGCCGAACCTCATCTCTGGAAGTCCAGGTTGCCCCGGTGCATCTTCTTCAAATACCAGAGACGTTGAGCTGCTGACAGTCCATTTGGTTTGAGACGTTTTGGGAAGCGGAACAAACGGAAGCTGTGAAGGGGCACCAATCAGATACGGAAGCTGTGGGCCTTCATCCTCTTTCAGAAGATTTCCGAAACGAGTGATGTCGAGTGTGCCACGGTTGATGTTTGACGCGTTTCGACCAGTCGGGAAGCGAGGAGGAACCGCTCTGAGGCGAGCTTCGTGCCGACCGTAGAAGTTGCTATGGAATGAAAGTCGCGTGCTACGGTCATTCGGTGAAGGTCCGATTT
The sequence above is drawn from the Thalassoglobus sp. JC818 genome and encodes:
- a CDS encoding tellurium resistance protein TerC, which produces MGELFSLHGLFTLAMLILLQAVLGFDNLLYISIESKRVTEDKQAYVRKMGIGLAIALRIILLVVVMSTIQKFQDPLFEVHLGKAFDGVFNLHALITLVGGGFILYTAVKEIHHMLSIEHLEEHHDTKPKSVNAAIFWIVLMNLVFSFDSILSAMALTHNMYIMSTAIIASGLLMIYLADHVAEFLKKNRMYEVLGLFILFIVGVMLVSEGGHLAHVSLFGHEVHAMTKSTFYFVLIVLIIVDIVQGRYQKKLALQRQREMDRAKEEAVEAHA
- a CDS encoding trypsin-like peptidase domain-containing protein, coding for MARNRITCPFCRATHSLRPGQNLAGDATCPKCGEYLVDDDLPTHRRQAFNDHSESQSDRLQLFLLAGACVMALAVSVIAYAVVSNRSPKLADDASIAEIPDANAEESSSAPVSDSSSPTRTPETEESITHASPAIPQATTDTSLTQSQRPVSDGDKENRPADRRADDESNQPSDSTLAHQSGWFTFADTDDYQFEFEVRAEHESGTEVITGRSTYTVQQRDMEISDNVETEKGSGTAFVITAEGHLLSCAHVVDRATIVNVTIGNRSYPAQVIASDPVRDLALLKVEATNLHPVKLADSGQVRLGQEVRVIGFPLSRLLGTGIKVTTGTVSGIVQNPTTEEFQIDAAVNPGNSGGPVFRSDGSVVGIASSRLSGVDVSGVGFCVPSNQAREFLNAHGLSLPPEPAAQPLDGPSLVESVSPAVAFVSVEIGPSPNDRSTRLSFHSNFYGRHEARLRAVPPRFPTGRNASNINRGTLDITRFGNLLKEDEGPQLPYLIGAPSQLPFVPLPKTSQTKWTVSSSTSLVFEEDAPGQPGLPEMRFGFPFDRQPPRSIVKSLPAVETSDFELVSLTGDKAVIKQDYEFRTTKPEEGQIFRMEGNAKITIDLKRGFTSNYDFTGVYSVHSQAVTLKVPLTVKGTGTPKEPKPSQPTSPSTSVARTKSAPERSVINSSGTAEKLDYPLKVMIPEMGWGIKSLAFHPNQKFVAAGKADDYVEIYDIETGNKIFTAGRLRDLGTILSLKFTPDGKQLVAGGYRGLVQVWDVAENGLLTPVGTYSGHKRNVTSLAISPNSEFVISGGGEKQAHIWNLKTLEEKFTTPSFESNEFAFHFLNDERVLASDGRVLREFDLSSEKSVRELTLRSTGSTTAICFSPDGETVAVTDGYSVFRWSTSDGKAEPELKGKEVLWDVEFTRDSKTLVCGGRGHLVFWNLREQERDGHLMLGDSIQYVKPLTLSSDGHYVACYPSSAGQALWVFELPNND